The following coding sequences are from one Megamonas funiformis window:
- a CDS encoding tetratricopeptide repeat protein, whose product MGKKSLLTKEDIDILESWADGYFYKIFYYLEDFVKKGIEQKLFTLEEAKEDLNIALWYAYAGNNIDIYEYYYKVINWMPYSEKNAKGSGAWYYRYSVALTYCSDLEKAYSYAQKGVQEEADYPWGWLNLAKLQYHFGEKEKAMASIEKGLSLVPDDYEFKVLQEEIKANCSLEEMLCHYIKPEDDAFFKNRQMYKQHLKEKMQAVDGVICHEESLQKVKEFLKGNKWQENNPYCTCMVKLDDITVKIVFTMNRAMLSKINIDWLIKEYTDIKDNLLTYDKYDVEYKLQEIEIDRDYQIKLTYYNKKKKLSLVLAKDSNKKIQENHNEHLKNDKEVENLALTLYKRDEQFSYVECWFEDDKIVKHYGLVGDKGDIKKYENCSIDDYKLYLDIFVGRYEKLGYISWREFTKKTLLMKITIEDNEQNLWKEENEAPIYFLYEMVQKALEINVVGFLNDWGYRRNEKKNLYEIDFYFDTVDKDIAVNLVKHVIEVFSMNAKSKVEEVIELAEVKNGVV is encoded by the coding sequence ATGGGGAAAAAATCATTATTGACTAAAGAGGATATTGATATATTAGAGTCTTGGGCTGATGGATACTTTTACAAGATTTTTTATTATTTAGAAGATTTTGTTAAAAAAGGTATAGAGCAAAAATTGTTTACTTTGGAAGAAGCAAAGGAAGATTTAAATATTGCTTTATGGTATGCATATGCAGGCAATAATATTGATATATATGAATATTATTACAAAGTGATAAATTGGATGCCTTATTCAGAAAAAAATGCTAAAGGCTCAGGCGCATGGTATTATCGTTATTCAGTGGCTTTGACTTATTGCAGTGATTTGGAAAAAGCATATAGCTATGCACAAAAGGGTGTACAAGAAGAAGCTGATTATCCATGGGGTTGGTTGAATTTAGCAAAATTACAATATCATTTTGGCGAAAAAGAAAAAGCAATGGCTTCCATAGAAAAGGGCTTATCTCTTGTGCCAGATGATTATGAATTTAAAGTTTTACAAGAGGAAATAAAGGCAAATTGTAGCTTAGAAGAAATGTTATGTCATTATATAAAACCAGAAGATGATGCATTTTTCAAAAATCGACAAATGTATAAACAGCATTTAAAAGAGAAAATGCAAGCTGTAGATGGAGTAATTTGTCATGAGGAGTCTTTGCAGAAGGTAAAAGAATTTTTAAAGGGCAATAAATGGCAAGAAAATAATCCTTATTGTACTTGTATGGTAAAGTTAGATGATATAACAGTAAAAATTGTTTTTACCATGAATAGAGCGATGTTGTCAAAGATAAATATAGATTGGTTAATTAAAGAGTATACCGACATAAAAGATAATTTATTGACTTATGATAAATATGATGTTGAATATAAATTGCAGGAAATAGAGATAGATAGAGATTATCAAATAAAATTAACTTATTATAATAAAAAGAAAAAATTATCTTTAGTTTTGGCTAAAGATAGTAATAAAAAAATTCAAGAAAATCATAATGAACATTTAAAAAATGACAAAGAAGTAGAAAATTTAGCTTTGACATTATATAAAAGAGATGAACAATTTTCTTATGTGGAATGTTGGTTTGAAGATGATAAAATCGTTAAACATTATGGTTTAGTTGGCGATAAGGGAGATATCAAAAAATATGAAAATTGTTCAATTGATGATTATAAATTATACTTAGATATCTTCGTAGGACGATATGAAAAATTAGGTTATATCTCATGGCGAGAATTCACGAAAAAGACTTTATTAATGAAAATCACTATAGAAGATAATGAACAGAATTTATGGAAAGAAGAAAATGAAGCGCCGATATATTTCCTTTATGAAATGGTACAAAAAGCTTTAGAAATTAATGTAGTGGGCTTTTTAAATGATTGGGGCTATAGAAGAAATGAAAAGAAAAATCTGTATGAAATCGACTTTTATTTTGATACGGTTGATAAAGATATAGCAGTGAATTTAGTAAAACATGTCATAGAAGTATTTTCAATGAATGCTAAATCAAAGGTAGAAGAAGTCATAGAATTAGCAGAAGTTAAAAATGGAGTTGTTTAA
- a CDS encoding flavodoxin family protein, with product MKVLLLNGSRREKGCTYTALSEIAQTLEKQGIQAEIIHAVPETEIIKSVAEKVKTADGLVVGSPVYWASPSGEIISFMDRLSSLAGKDLLHKPAAAVASARRAGTTATLDVLAKYFTYHQMPVVSANYWNVVHGNTPDEVKKDAEGMQIMRVLGNNMAWLLKCIEAGKNNGVQIPETEAKIMTNFIR from the coding sequence ATGAAAGTTTTATTATTAAATGGCAGTAGACGCGAAAAAGGTTGTACATATACAGCTCTTAGTGAAATAGCACAAACTTTAGAAAAACAAGGTATCCAAGCAGAAATAATTCATGCAGTACCAGAAACAGAAATTATTAAAAGTGTTGCAGAAAAAGTAAAAACTGCAGATGGTTTAGTAGTAGGTTCTCCTGTATATTGGGCATCTCCATCTGGGGAAATCATTTCTTTTATGGATAGATTATCTAGCTTAGCAGGTAAAGATTTATTACACAAACCAGCAGCAGCTGTCGCTTCCGCTAGACGCGCTGGTACAACTGCAACTTTAGATGTACTTGCTAAATATTTTACTTATCATCAAATGCCAGTAGTTTCTGCAAATTATTGGAATGTAGTACATGGCAATACACCAGATGAAGTGAAAAAAGATGCAGAAGGTATGCAAATTATGCGTGTTTTAGGTAATAATATGGCATGGCTTTTAAAATGCATTGAAGCAGGTAAAAATAATGGTGTACAAATACCAGAAACAGAAGCAAAAATAATGACAAATTTCATTCGTTAA
- a CDS encoding 3'-5' exonuclease: MSLMNFTSIDFETANKNRDSACSVAVVVIENGRMVDSYNSLIRPPEMFFEEGNIKIHGITPQMVENAPTFADIWKDLRMYLDNRIVIAHNAFFDMGVLRSCIWKYNLAKPQFKTACTVQIARKVWPQLPNHKLNTLGEFFQIQFKHHDALDDAKVCAKIPLVAGRTVGVDNMDSLLRKIGLEEKIFKS; this comes from the coding sequence ATGAGTTTAATGAATTTTACAAGTATAGATTTTGAGACAGCTAATAAAAATCGTGATAGTGCTTGTAGTGTAGCTGTAGTTGTTATTGAAAACGGTAGAATGGTGGATAGTTATAATTCACTTATAAGACCGCCAGAAATGTTTTTTGAAGAAGGTAATATAAAAATACATGGAATTACTCCGCAAATGGTAGAAAATGCACCTACTTTTGCAGATATATGGAAAGATTTACGTATGTATTTAGATAATCGAATAGTTATAGCACATAATGCTTTTTTTGATATGGGCGTATTGCGCAGTTGTATTTGGAAATATAATTTAGCTAAACCACAGTTTAAAACAGCATGTACTGTTCAAATTGCTAGAAAAGTATGGCCACAGTTACCAAATCATAAATTGAATACATTGGGAGAATTTTTTCAGATACAATTTAAACATCATGATGCTTTAGATGATGCAAAAGTTTGTGCAAAAATTCCTTTAGTTGCAGGCAGAACTGTAGGTGTGGATAATATGGATAGTTTATTAAGAAAAATAGGTTTAGAAGAAAAAATATTTAAATCATAA
- a CDS encoding sulfide/dihydroorotate dehydrogenase-like FAD/NAD-binding protein produces the protein MFKILNKKVLHENILQFTLEAPLIARKAEPGQFVVLRVNEYGERVPLTIADFDREKGTIDIIFMVIGASTTVLASLNAGDSILDLVGPLGKKTDIRPDMGTVVCIGGGIGVAPIYPIARKMKQVGNHVITIMGAKNKDILILKDEMEKISDEVIVTTDDGSYGIKGFVTTALQQLIDKGIDIAEVVAIGPVIMMKTVADTTRPYNIKTIVSLNPIMVDGTGMCGGCRVQVGDETKFACVDGPEFDGHLVDFVNLMERQRMYRPKEEIEKDHICRLAKKVEEMEEK, from the coding sequence ATGTTTAAGATTTTAAATAAGAAAGTTTTACATGAAAATATTTTACAATTTACTTTAGAAGCTCCTTTGATAGCGAGAAAAGCAGAGCCAGGTCAATTCGTGGTGTTAAGAGTTAATGAATATGGAGAGCGAGTGCCATTAACTATTGCTGATTTTGATAGAGAAAAAGGAACTATAGATATTATTTTTATGGTAATAGGTGCGTCAACCACTGTATTAGCATCATTAAATGCAGGCGATAGTATTTTAGACTTAGTTGGCCCTTTGGGTAAAAAAACAGATATTAGACCTGATATGGGAACTGTAGTTTGCATAGGTGGTGGAATAGGTGTTGCTCCAATTTATCCTATTGCTAGAAAGATGAAACAAGTGGGCAATCATGTGATAACAATTATGGGGGCAAAAAATAAAGATATTTTGATTTTGAAAGATGAAATGGAAAAAATATCTGATGAAGTTATTGTTACTACAGATGATGGCTCTTATGGTATAAAAGGATTTGTAACGACAGCACTACAGCAATTAATTGATAAAGGAATTGATATTGCTGAAGTAGTAGCTATTGGACCTGTTATTATGATGAAAACTGTAGCTGATACAACTAGACCATATAATATTAAAACGATTGTTAGCCTAAATCCTATTATGGTAGATGGTACAGGAATGTGTGGTGGTTGCCGTGTACAAGTTGGTGATGAAACAAAATTTGCTTGTGTAGATGGGCCAGAATTTGATGGTCATTTAGTAGATTTTGTGAATTTGATGGAAAGACAACGCATGTATAGACCTAAAGAAGAAATTGAAAAAGACCATATTTGTCGTTTAGCTAAAAAGGTTGAAGAAATGGAGGAAAAATAA
- a CDS encoding methylenetetrahydrofolate reductase, which translates to MTRISVELVPRDIEVLKEEVKTIKEKLSDVDFINIPDLLSCDTRSWDGANIAKAYFDDVVPHLRAMDFDFTKELPIKDKLREYNIKKVLVIEGDPPQSMLYQVYPTISTDIIKKFSEEMPEITVYAGIDQYRSSMKEEEYRIRRKQLAGAKGFFTQPFFDMRYLEMYADLLDGLDIYWGVSPVLSERSVSYWRNKNNVIFPKDFEPTLEWNIEFARKVIDFARKHNHNVYLMPIKAKIMPYLEGVFAK; encoded by the coding sequence ATGACAAGAATTTCAGTTGAATTAGTACCAAGAGATATTGAAGTATTAAAAGAAGAAGTAAAAACAATAAAAGAAAAATTAAGCGATGTTGATTTCATTAATATTCCAGATTTGTTGAGTTGTGATACTAGAAGTTGGGACGGAGCAAATATTGCAAAAGCTTATTTCGATGATGTAGTACCACATCTAAGAGCGATGGATTTTGATTTTACAAAAGAGTTACCGATAAAAGATAAATTGAGAGAATATAATATAAAAAAAGTTCTTGTTATAGAAGGTGACCCACCACAAAGTATGCTTTATCAAGTATATCCAACAATAAGTACAGATATTATTAAAAAATTTAGTGAAGAAATGCCGGAAATTACAGTATATGCAGGAATTGACCAATATCGCAGTAGTATGAAAGAAGAAGAATATCGCATTCGCCGTAAGCAATTAGCTGGAGCAAAAGGATTTTTTACACAACCATTTTTTGATATGCGTTATTTAGAAATGTATGCAGACCTTTTAGATGGTTTAGATATTTATTGGGGAGTTTCTCCAGTTTTATCCGAACGCTCTGTAAGTTATTGGAGAAATAAAAACAATGTTATTTTTCCAAAGGACTTTGAACCAACATTAGAATGGAATATAGAATTTGCTCGTAAAGTGATAGATTTTGCTCGCAAACATAATCATAATGTTTATTTAATGCCAATAAAAGCAAAAATAATGCCATACTTAGAAGGTGTTTTCGCTAAATAA
- a CDS encoding LysR family transcriptional regulator: MIELPSIQQLENFIIYSKVKDIATAAREANVTRSAFSFQMKKLEEIVGTQLVVHGENTIELTKEGQIFLAKAEKIVSELKQSLSEMKKLAGEEVSLSVGALMSLGDVFINQHLIYFKKYNTNIKINVYNLEAKELINQLEADKLDIVSSFSLKDLQDDEYENIFFCDEEMVYYAPNIEHLGNIINVEEIAQYPMVQYSPYYLMNSTIKNYFSKLGCHPQVEAWFATPYAIMHYCQQNQVGAVLPKRLLNAMGFFDGYYDIEPDFTLKCHLLYKKTNPKYKYIKIFIDYINTLYNKNNNN, encoded by the coding sequence ATGATAGAATTACCAAGCATTCAACAATTAGAAAATTTTATTATTTATAGCAAAGTAAAAGATATAGCAACGGCAGCTAGAGAAGCAAATGTTACTCGTTCGGCATTTAGTTTTCAAATGAAAAAATTGGAAGAAATAGTTGGTACTCAATTAGTTGTTCACGGAGAAAATACAATAGAACTTACTAAAGAAGGTCAAATCTTCTTAGCTAAAGCGGAAAAAATCGTATCGGAATTAAAACAATCTTTAAGTGAAATGAAAAAATTAGCAGGAGAAGAAGTTTCTTTATCTGTAGGTGCGTTGATGTCTTTAGGCGATGTATTTATCAATCAGCACTTAATTTATTTTAAAAAATACAACACTAATATAAAGATTAATGTTTATAATTTAGAAGCAAAAGAATTGATAAATCAGTTAGAAGCAGATAAATTAGATATAGTATCATCATTTTCCTTAAAGGATTTACAAGATGATGAATATGAAAATATATTTTTCTGTGATGAAGAAATGGTTTATTATGCGCCAAATATTGAGCATTTAGGTAATATCATCAATGTAGAAGAAATCGCTCAATATCCAATGGTACAGTATTCTCCATATTATTTAATGAATTCTACTATAAAGAACTATTTTAGTAAATTAGGTTGTCATCCTCAAGTGGAAGCTTGGTTTGCTACTCCATATGCGATTATGCATTATTGTCAACAAAATCAGGTGGGGGCTGTATTGCCAAAACGCTTGTTAAATGCTATGGGCTTTTTTGATGGTTATTATGATATAGAACCAGATTTTACTTTAAAATGCCATCTATTGTATAAAAAAACAAATCCAAAATATAAATATATAAAGATTTTCATTGATTATATCAATACTTTATATAATAAAAATAACAATAATTGA
- a CDS encoding iron-containing alcohol dehydrogenase family protein: MSQQVYLPSYSIGEDVYKRVPQICSNYGKTAIVIGGEISLSKVKDKLLIAMKGTDIKLLDFIWYGGNATRENIERLKNMKTVQMADMIFAVGGGKSMDTCKALADMLKKPVFTFPTIASNCAPVTALCILYGKDKVEFYDAQKPAIHCFIDTKIISNAPIKYLRAGIGDALSKQYEVCFNTRGRILNHTNNLGVQIAKDCSERLLQYGVKALDDAQKNIVSDEFIQTVLTIIVNTGLVSVLVNLNYNSSLAHSLYLASVKIPDCKGHMHGEIVSLGVLLLLLVDKQLIQAEKVYDFNQKLDLPTSLMDLGIKDVKQIIDLILQDKYLSFAPYNITKEMIKEAIDILETLKHKKTF; this comes from the coding sequence ATGAGTCAGCAAGTATATTTACCAAGTTATAGTATTGGTGAAGATGTATATAAGAGAGTACCTCAAATCTGCAGTAATTATGGCAAAACGGCAATTGTAATTGGCGGTGAAATTAGTTTAAGTAAAGTAAAAGATAAATTGCTTATTGCGATGAAAGGGACAGATATAAAATTATTGGATTTTATTTGGTATGGAGGTAATGCTACACGAGAAAATATTGAGCGATTAAAAAATATGAAAACAGTGCAAATGGCAGATATGATATTTGCTGTTGGCGGTGGTAAAAGTATGGATACATGTAAAGCTTTAGCAGATATGCTGAAAAAGCCTGTATTTACATTTCCGACAATAGCATCAAATTGTGCTCCTGTTACAGCTTTATGTATTTTATATGGCAAAGATAAAGTAGAATTTTATGATGCACAAAAACCAGCTATTCATTGTTTTATAGATACAAAAATCATAAGTAATGCACCTATAAAATATCTGCGTGCTGGCATTGGTGATGCTTTATCTAAACAATATGAAGTTTGTTTTAATACGAGAGGTAGAATTTTAAATCACACAAATAATTTAGGGGTACAAATAGCAAAAGATTGTTCAGAAAGATTATTGCAATATGGAGTAAAGGCATTAGATGATGCTCAAAAAAATATTGTATCTGATGAATTTATCCAAACTGTATTGACGATTATTGTAAATACAGGATTAGTTTCTGTTTTAGTAAATTTAAATTACAATAGTAGTTTAGCTCATTCACTTTATTTAGCTAGTGTGAAAATACCAGATTGTAAAGGTCATATGCATGGTGAGATTGTCAGCTTAGGTGTATTATTATTATTACTTGTGGATAAGCAATTAATACAGGCAGAGAAAGTATATGATTTTAATCAGAAACTAGATTTACCTACTTCTTTAATGGATTTAGGGATAAAAGATGTAAAGCAAATAATTGATTTAATTTTACAAGATAAATATTTAAGTTTTGCTCCATATAATATCACAAAAGAGATGATAAAAGAAGCAATAGATATACTCGAAACCTTAAAGCACAAGAAAACTTTTTGA
- a CDS encoding Mrp/NBP35 family ATP-binding protein, giving the protein MSENCNHDCASCGTTCGERTAPQSLLAPNNPSSNIKKVIAVMSGKGGVGKSLVTSMMAVTMQRRGYKTAILDADITGPSIPKVFNLKEKVTGTQEGMTPAQTKTGIKIMSTNLILDNETDPVVWRGPIIGGVVKQFWSDVNWGEVDYMFVDMPPGTGDVPLTVYQSLPVDGIIVVTTPQELVSMIVEKAVNMAGLLSVPIIGIVENMSYFVCPNCNEKHYIFGKSKVEEEANKYGIKHTATLPINPSLAQKCDEGSFETFEGDFLNSLGSILEGK; this is encoded by the coding sequence ATGAGCGAAAATTGTAATCATGATTGTGCAAGTTGCGGTACGACTTGTGGAGAACGTACAGCTCCTCAAAGTTTATTAGCACCAAACAATCCAAGTTCAAATATTAAAAAAGTAATTGCTGTAATGAGTGGTAAAGGTGGCGTTGGTAAATCCTTAGTTACTTCTATGATGGCAGTAACAATGCAACGTCGTGGCTATAAAACAGCAATTTTAGATGCTGATATCACAGGTCCATCTATACCAAAAGTGTTTAATCTTAAAGAAAAAGTAACAGGAACACAAGAAGGCATGACACCAGCACAGACAAAAACTGGTATAAAAATTATGTCTACAAATTTGATTTTAGATAATGAAACAGATCCTGTTGTTTGGCGTGGCCCTATTATTGGTGGAGTAGTAAAACAATTTTGGAGCGATGTAAACTGGGGTGAAGTGGATTATATGTTTGTGGATATGCCTCCAGGAACAGGTGATGTACCACTTACTGTATATCAATCTTTACCAGTTGATGGTATTATCGTAGTTACAACACCACAAGAACTCGTATCTATGATTGTAGAAAAAGCTGTGAATATGGCTGGATTACTCAGCGTGCCAATTATTGGTATTGTAGAAAATATGTCTTATTTTGTTTGCCCTAATTGCAATGAAAAACATTATATTTTTGGTAAATCAAAAGTAGAAGAAGAAGCTAATAAATATGGTATAAAACATACAGCTACACTTCCAATAAATCCAAGTTTAGCTCAAAAATGTGATGAAGGTAGTTTTGAAACTTTTGAAGGCGATTTTTTAAATTCTTTAGGTAGCATTTTAGAAGGAAAATAA